TCCTTCAGGTACGTACAGTATTATCATATGGAAATGTCTAGTCAACGACAGGTTGTTTTAGCTcctctcatcaatcaaattttTCTCATACACTTACATTATCTTATAGTTATATTTATACtatcttattactatatttacaatgatttcttCAGTATAATTTATTGTAAAGAGTGATGTAATTTGggaataacacaaatatatgccAATTTTTTCAAAAAGatttacaaattatttctatgaaTTCCAGACATCagagaaatatatatcaaattattcacaaattcttcagaaattaaaaaaaacaaaatccacacaaggaggtgagagaggagagaTTGTCGCAGGGTGTTCCGTGCTCGCGTTCGTGTCAGGCATGGACAAATTGCTTGCTTGACGCCGAAGCGAGCGGGCACACGCACAGGGATGcatcgcacgcacgcacgcgccaGCATGATCGCAGGCGGGGGAAGCCGACGCTTCCGCATCGCACGGCCCAAAAAACGGTGGATAACAACCGGCAAATCAACTGGTTGATTGTTAGCCTTTCTGTATCATACAGGCGTTGATTATCTCCGTTTGGAAAGTTGCCAAGATTTTCTACTGTACTGAAAGTGTTAGCACTATTTTCTATGGAAAATATTGTgctattttttctatgaaaatatattttgaaaTTTGGTGACCAATTTTTGTGTGAACCACAGGTTTTCGTGGCAGCTTTTAGGAAGAGGAATCTTTCAGTGCCTGAGGATTTGGTTGGGATGCACGGGACCACCAGCATCGAAGTGCTGGAGAGAACTTCAGGTTTCAAGTAAGTGGGCTTATCTCCATCCATACCATATCTGACAGAACCCCACGTAGAAGAGTATTGCTCCTCTGTTTGACAGGGACCGTTGGCGCAGGCTTTGACTAACCCCTCTGCCTCTCGTAATtgattcttcaaaaaaaaaaaaggttcctCGACAAagcggcggtggacgacggcgacgcgcggccgtggTCGCAGTGCACGGTGACACAAGTGGAGGAGGCGAAGATCATCCTCCGGATGCTGCCTGTCTTCGTGAGCTCCGTGCTGGGCTACCTCCCGATCCCGCTGCTCCTGACGTTCACGGTGCAGCAGGGCTGGACCATGGACACCCGGCTGGGCAGCACCCACGTGCCGCCGGCGAGCCTGTTCGTCATCCCGATCGTGTTCCAGATGCTGATCCTGGTGGTCTACGACCGCGCCGTCGTGCCGTGGCTGCGCCGCGCCACGGGGTACGCGGGCGGCATCACGCACCTGCAGCGGATCGGCGTCGGGTTCGCGTCCAACGTCGTGGCGCTCGCCGTGGCCGCGGCCGTGGAGGCTCGCCGCAGGCACCATGGCGGCGCCGCGGCCGCCGAGATGTCGGTGTTCTGGCTGACGCCGCAGTTCTTCCTGCTGGGCGTCATGGACGTCACCTCCTTCGTCGGCCTGCTCGAGTTCTTCTACAGCGAGGCCTCCGCCGGCATGAAGTCCATCGGGGGCGCCGTCTTCTTCTGCATCCTCGGCATCGCATCGTGGCTCGGGAGCTTCCTCATCCGGGTGGTCAACCGCGTCACCGCGCGCCACGGCAGGGGCACCGGGTGGCTGGACGGCGCCAGCCTCAGTGCCGGCCGCCTCGATTTGTTCTACTGGCTCCTTGCGCTCTTCGGACTCGTCGCCTTGCTTCTCTACCTGTTGTGCGCGTGGAGGTACACCTACAGGCATCATCCGTCGAGGATGCCGTCGGCGATGGAGGATTACAGGGTGTCTCCAGCATCCAAGAAGCTAGATGCGGCGCTTTGACGATGATCGTTATTAATCATTTGTTGACGTGTTTTAAACCTACGTGTCATGGAAATATGGACTTTGTGCCCGTTATTATATAGGTCTGGTTTGCTATTTTCACCAAATAAGCAAGGGAAAGACTAACGCATGTACGTCTGGACACGGCCTgcgtgaaatttttgtattttggtctcttttgaaaacaatttttagaaaaatacctaCGCCAAAATATTTTATGAAAATAGAtaatttttaggcgtcttagcacatgacgccgagatatgaggctcggcgtcgtgtcacttaacgccgaggtattgccacgtcacggacgacccgggtcgtcgtcgacacggtggcgcgtgggtccgagatgtcagcgtcgtgtcagccgacgccaagtgcccaacctcggcgcggctGGACTGCGCGCCGAGCTACTGGACCCAcccggagcgcggcccaggcggcccaacaaagcacggtggcccagaagctcggcgttgggtcacttaacgccgagcctccagacctcggcgtggcctgactcaacgccgaggtctggtccctttaggccgaggcccccttcttcttcttccctcccctcctccattcccccACGCCTCCCAAATTCTGAAGACCGCCGGCTCCCAAatcccccacggcccccacgaaactctaaccCCCAAATGCGACTCTGGGTGCCCGGATcttgtctcccgaagcttcctcgaggtaatggtccctcccctcctccattctatccgcgtagatgtgcttacattgtccctaatcatgtggaatcatggttgtatggtgttttggtatatttaTGTTTGCATTtgtaaaatgtatggcttaggatgattgagtgcattgttgtttaactgttttatgtgatgaacatgttaggttagtttggtttctagttattttggtcattatggttctttgtttattataggtgtcattagggttagttatttgttggtcattagggttcctatgtattttatttatttgttggtcattacatttcaatttgttatgaccaaggcgttttgtcaaggtactcctctttcccctctttcaattcatccatttagattcgtttgtttttgaacttggcattataggtttgggtcatgttcatgtcattcgtgcaatgtacggtggttcaaatgattgaatgacccaaatgtaggttgttgctattgttgttgttgtatatgttatggtttataatcattgagttaaattttatgtttgttgggattcaaatttgtttagggtttgtaatgaaaagcttatttgggaggtatggtgatttagtgttagtacctttacattcgttgcaaggtactttggattgattttttttctacgtaatgttaggatgccaaggcgtggtaaagctcgtattccaaggtaatttcaatgtttattcattatctgtgcaacaaatagaaaaccctaggtttaggtttggttctccgttaatatgactaaattcttttaattgtagctatggtcgccagagggtaaatccctacgacctaaagcctctccctgaaggtgttcctcgaccaatgtgcttttgtggtgatccttgcaaggtagacatctctgaagatgaggaaacatatagacagaggtactggatgtgtcccaattatgcatgggaacctacaaagcaacaacgcCGTACAtcgtttgtgaggaatttttattgtgttaattaattttcttatgatattaagtattgcttatttatttgttttgtaacaatttgtttttcttgcagaccgttccaccactgtgtgactttgagcagtggattgacactgagatcaaggagtcggacaagcagcgtctagaaggcctgaaggagtgggatgcggaggttaaggagaggtttgagcagagacgcagactggaggctatagaaaaggagcataaggaagaggaggaaaggaggcgtgttgctgcgtacagggcggagagggagaagaagcttgagcgtgtgcgccgagcgaaggcagcgatggaggagaatcccgatgccgagaggaagggaaagtggcctcgttgcactcagtaggtatttggttcattcacgagcgatgtcgtgtagccctggactttttttactatgttgtaatgcactctgcttttatttcagatgaacttattccctggacttttttttattatgttgtaatgcactatgattttatttcagatggtcttatgccctgtacttcgttaactatcctaagactgtagtggtactgtttgtatcactgaaaagactacttgtgttgttgcagtcactgaaagggctacaagtactgttgcagtcactgaaagggctacaagtctatttgaaaactcactgaaaaacctagattcgtttactgttgtatccgtatacggaatgaattaatatcagagtgatatattgcatttagatgaagtgacaaaacacaggtgtagccttttcagatgaaatgaccagtcatggttgtaggcttttcagatgaagcatctagcctttgcagattcaataaatgattacgcacacatgttttttgtcaagtagcattcatggtgaacctgccttcatctctatatatagtgctccatgtcttgctccacatccacacaacttgttttctggtttagttttagcaaatgtcgagcggaggttcctcgagtggaaagggtttcggcggagggagaggaaagggggtgaggaagggacctccaattgtgtgggagggttctctgggtcctaattcttttgaagaaccaatagaggaatttcctttggagaggaagagtgacttcacccgtgagagacctcttagatcatacgagaagcgcattgaagattggccaaaatgccgccaTGGTTTGGATTGtgttgtgcagatgtacaacgactgtgacggtggaggccgtcatttcttcagatgcccgtgaggatttgtattgcctttgaactctctccttttttagatttgcatttggtttctagtagtacttattggtacatgggttttcaggattcaagctgtccagataactgtggcttcactagatgggtcgaccctcctcctatctatccccatcaacagtacatcacatatctacagggacgcatctttgacctagagtatggccctggaagtggtaacagggacaagtcggacgacgacaacagcaatgatgcagaggaggcactatgcaataatccaTACTGCGagtgcccgtaccataagaaggacgggcctccttctccaccgcctccgtcaactggaggatactatggggaaggcgcaactcaattcaatatgtgggagcattattaggaccaacctttgttagtcaatccgaatgtggaatgcttgtatgagttgttcttttcaatctcgtaaggcatgctaggtttagtttgcaacatgccattattagttttcatgtgagtgtgtaccctttgcaatgtctgtatcacttgtttctttcaatcccctaaggcatgctaggtttagtttgcgacatgccattgttagttttgatgtgagtgtaatcgttgtgcattcgctatttcataaattacagtttacctacctctaagtttcatgtactatggttgattcccaaaatatagtacaaggtccaatgcatacatagtccatgcacaaaatatagcatatgaagtctttggatcttttatcgctccttgtaccttaacgtggacggcgagcgtaacgctttcccctcccaaacggataggtacctggagtgtacctgtccactggtctgagcgtcctctatggacgtccagaaccggaggggccttgagttccttggggtgcatctccaagctgggacatgccaatctcatcatactcatgatcatagtactctccatgtccttcatcatcttcatcatcataatgaccatgtccttgaccaccctctgcactagttgctgcaccatgtgaagaagaagtcctgccaccatgtgcaccatgtgaagatgaagtccctccaacaagtgcagtagaaggtccagcaccaagctgttgtgggactgccacatccgaggaacgtctacatccaaggcgtgcagctacctttcggaggcgatgcatggcacgctgcattttgaaagcactattagtaagtggggttggtcgcaaaactatataaagatgtaacatcaactAAATGAGAGGAGACTACCTAAATGtgttgtcgtaacatggaggcctcatcaggatcgcccacaggaatcatcaatgcccttccttgctcggccactgtcctcattatctccatgctctatgcaacaaaaacaagaatttaagtctccatcacagtaaagacctcagagatggaaatagttgtatcacttacagctctggctaacacaggggcgatctcaacttgcctgccttcccgggtagcttggtcatatgggttgttgccctcatcctcgctcgcaatgtcagcaatgtcttgctccgtccaagcgggcctcaattgaagccttgttcgttgaccaaaccaaacaaggtaatcatcgaatgccttgtcacgatggacggcgtggatgcccatgttgttctgctccatcaacatctactcatcaatgtagcgctggtgctccagttgccagttggtgatcttcttatttttttgtctgttgaacctgcaaattttacaccaaatcggcaatatgaaggcctactcaatgattcattcatgtgaaacgaacaaaatattgcatgttacgtacttgtggagctgccaaccggtggagaaatcatcgggcggagaaggttgcagcctaccaaactgccgtgctacacggtgagggagatggtactccactgcatagaaacaaataaggggggtcCTCATCATCCATGACGTCCTCGTCTGCCATGCACAAGGCGTCGTCCAAATCTTCTTCTGCATcaacaattacataatcatcatcctcttcatcactatcatgattgccctcaccatcggcaaccggattctcttcctcatctccaccgtagcctagttgtgtgacaagtatttcttcttcaggtcaaggaccataacctatgtgagcgggggaagatggccatgcttcgaagttatcatttcctaagccggactccttacttactactaaatccaaatatcgcacttctgaggccaatacaactgccttgtaatcattccattcagtctcgcttgtaattttaagcaaccgcttgatccgaggacccttcgatgacccaacatctatgacaccttcaaactgaacatgcacgtctccttcattccagcctaacttaaccttgactcgctccactaactgggtcaaagatggtgtttcagaaaaaatcaacaactcctcacacatgtccagaatttccaaactatcatctcttgtcctaacaatacggcctccatgatgcaacctcactaatttatccatctacagccatcacacaacaagtagtgtcacatatcaatatatcatgcgagtttcaatccaataagtagaaactaaaatatatcatttcatctttttcaaccccaacaacataatcatttctagtcataatgaattgaaatgtaatgaccaacaaataaataaaatacatagtaaccctaatgaccaacaaataactaaccctaatgacacctacaataaacaaagaaccctaatgaccaaaataactagaaaccaaactaacctaacatgttcatcacataaaacagttaaacaacaatgcactcaatcatcctaagccatacattttgcaaatgcaaacacaaatataccaaaacaccatacaaccatgattccacatgattagggacaatgtaagcacatctacgcggatagaatggaggaggggagggactattacctcgaggaagcttcagGAGACAAGATCGTGGCACCAGGGGTCGATTTTGTAGCCTAGGGTTTGGTGGCGGCGcgggggagaagagaaagagagggaggccggcggtttcagaatggagggaggaagaagaaggggcctcggcgtggcctaaagggaccagacctcggcgttgagtcgggccacgccgaggtctggaggctcggcgttaagtgacccaacgctgAGCTTTtgggccaccgtgctttgttgggccgcctgggccgcgctccgggTGGGTCCAGTAGCTCGGCGCGCAGTCCAGACGCGCCGAGGTTGGGCacttggcgttggctgacacgacgccgacatcTCCGACCCACACGCCACcgtgtcgacgacgaccccggtcgtccgtgacgtggcaatacctcggcgttgagtgacacgacgccgagcctcatatctcggcgtcatgtgctaagacgcctaaaaatggtctattttcataaAATGTTTTGGCGtaggtatttttctaaaaattgttttcaaaagagaccaaaatacaaaaatttcaccaCGGCCTGCCCGCCCGCCCACACGCTGCTGTTGCGCCTGGCTACGCGTTGCTGCTGTTGTCGCCGCACACTTACACATGCGCCAACGCACGCACGTGGGGGCTCCCATGCCCGCTTCGCTTCCCATGCACATGCGGGAACCACTGCGCCTGAGGGGACCACCTGgtcatgcaacacttgcaacataaagcatttgttgcaacatacgtacgaaatagatgaaacatttataatatacgcttgcaacatatgtgtatggcCACTGCaatatatgtaacatccagataaaacacgtcCAACATAcattgaaacatttgaaacatacacttgcaacatacgtatacaaccagtgcaacatatgaaacatctagataaaacacttgcaacatacgtttgaaacatctAAAATATTTGatacatacacttgcaacatacgtttatagctaatgcaacatccagataaaacacttgcaacatacatttgaaacagctgaaatatttaaaacatacacttgcaacatacggctatagtcattacaacatatgcaacaccaaatctacttttgcaacatcccgatgaaacatatgcaacatatatctgaaacgcatgaaacatacggttgcaaTATGTGCTCATCTACTTCTGCCTCCTAATGGAGGCTCATTAACGCAGAGCTCGACACCTGTGCGGAGCTCAAGGTCGCCCACGGTCAATAGGCATATGGATCACGGTCGCGTCAGGAGGCGCGAGGCGCGGGGTAGCAGCATCGCGAGGCACAGGGCGTGAGCACAGACGCGGGTGGCAGACAATGCGAGACACGGGTGAGGGCAGCGCGAGGTGCGGGTGTTAGGTGGGTCGGTCCCGTTCGGAAAAGGACAGACGCCCCGAGGGTATCATTATGGAacaaggtgaaagcatctaggcccctagttgggtttcggtgattaatgacaatacgtgattactgtgactaacatgtgttttgcagaaacaattaagttaggtcacggtaatggcgatcgattgggcaataaaggtggtcatgcccctacgataaaaatcgtttcggttttcaaaggatggacgacaaggttatggatggactagttctaagtgtcgattggagttgaagagacacttagggtagtttaggactttgtttttcctttggtcgtactattaaggggggtatgaacgggtagcttgacctaagtgagtctagtgagttaggtgtggtgcacacttgctaaatctagcactaggtagctccttaacaaccctttgatccaatggagcaaacttcattcacatatgatcgagagttagaagtgaatggagggtcaaatactgaccggacgctggctccggtgtgaccggacgctggctcagggtccggtcagttcatttgaccaaagtgaaagcgtctggaagtgaccagatgttgtgaggtcaagtgaccggacgctgagggccagcgtccggtcaactccagtaaggtcccagagagggagaatcctgatcagacgcgtccggttaatgctgaccgaacgctgatcagGTTCTGGCTACTAACCGggcgctgctcagcaagtgaccggacgcttagaGAGTGCCAGTGAAGAgaaaacgtgaccggacgctggctagcgtccggtcaacacttaaccactagagttcggggtgtaatgaccggagcgtccagtcaacatgaccagagcgtccgatcaccccgtagaggcacataacagttcgtttttcagccggtgttataaataccacctccactcgtgtgtgggggtacttttactcattccaacaactgagaaacaccttagagagtgtcaagaagagcaaggtcctagtgaggtgattgagatttgagaatcccaaagagagccctcattagtgaagatcaagagtagtaaagtgtgcatccacccttctcattaggcttgtcgtggtcaagtgagagttcgtgcttgttactcttggtgatcgtcatcacctagacggcttggtagtgattgggagcttggtgatcatccagagagcttgcagatgactcaactcaagttataagcggttgtgggtgattcaccgcgacggagtgtcgaagaatcaacccgtagagagcacttgatccttgcgcggatcaaggggagctacacccttgcgcgggtgctggtttatgattgacattagCAACCGTCAACATAACACCATGCATGTCTTAACTTGGTTGAACTTGACTGAGTAGAAGTTTAAGTTTTGCTTCCATCTCAGATTGAGTCTTCTTCATCTCCTCTCGGTCCATAATCCTTGCCTGCTCAGATTCTTGCACCTTCTTTGATAAATCAGCCACCGTACACGAACTTCAGCATTTGTTCTTTTCTCTGCTTCTAGTTCTATCTCGGTGTTCTGCTCACTGGATCTAGGTTGGGCATTCTGGAACCCCACATTCTGCAAGAACTGATTCTTCTTGGTGTTCTCAGCAAGCACATCACCAACAACCTGAGCTGCAGACTTCAGTTTTTCACCTTCTGTTCTTGTAGACAGCTTGTTTTCCATTTGAGTATAGCAAGCAAGTAGTAAAACATGGTTGATGATGAGAGAATTAAAAATAAGTATTACAAAGAGCCAAGTCTGAAAGTTATCTTACAATAGCCTCCTATACAGTAGGGGTGTAGCATTTTTTTTCTTGCTGTAGTGGAACTCCTGGAACAAATCAAATGCATTAGGTTCTTCATCATTGTATTTGTCTCCCTGAAAACAACATTTATATGCATCAGGTCCAGCAGCATGAATCAGGGGTTACAGGGTTACAAAAACCAGGACAACTACTGTTCAACTTAAAAATGATGAATCTGGGCAGCTACTGTTCAACTAAAAATATGGAAGAACATGTTCAACTAAAAAGATGATGAATCTGGACAGCTACTGTTCAACTAAAAATCTGGACGAACATGTTCAACTAAAAATCTAGACAGCTACTGTTCAACTAAAAATCTAGATAGCTAATGTTTTTAGATGATGTCAGCACAGCAATTTTCTTTGCCAGGTCCTAGTTTACTGCAGCAGTAGCATGAACATTAGCTGTAGGTGTGCTACTACACTGCATGAAGCACACCTGCAGCTAGTGTTCATCTGAAAAAAATAAGTAGCAACAGCTACAGCATGCTAtgcaactagaatgcataggagTTTAGGACCATGCTGCAAGTATAGTGGTAAACTAAAAGTAAAATTATCATCTGTACATGCCGAATCGAAATATTTGCTTGTACCAAATTTTACAAACACAATTTTCTGTAAAATAGCAGCAGTAGCATTTACAATAGCATGCAGCAGCATGTAACAATCAACTTATGATGTACAATAGCAGCAGCAGCTTAATATGGTCATCACAAGAGCAGCAGCATGTTAAAAACACAATATTCTGTAAAATTTCCCTTACATCAGAGCAGCAGCATGACAAGTAGTTGTGTTCCCACATAAATCAATACATCTCAAATTCCCAAGATTATGTAAAGTGACAAATATTTCAGCAGTTTGAAAATTATTGATGAGCTTCATATAGGAAGCTTTATTTCCCCCCTTAAACATGCTTAAGTAATAGTTGCATACATTTATTTATATGGTGTTTAACATGGCCCACTTATCAAATTTTCAACATGAACCATATAGGCACGGGGTCCGGTTGTTTGATGGTACTTAACATTCCCTTGGTTGTCTTTATTCTTTTGACACATCTCCTACATCAGACAAAAATACATGTAAGGTTGGTGATAGATTAGCATGTACAAGGCATCAATCTAGTTTTTCAGAGAAAACGTACCATCTTTTTGGGACTCTTCCATGATTCTAAAAGTTGAATCCACTGTTCATTAGTCATGCATTTGAGAGGAGAAGTTTTTGTAACCAAATGTAGTGGAAAAGGATCAAAGTGCTAGTAATGACTTCTGAAATGAGCCTATCTTCTGAACTGATTGAGTCATTTCATGAATCTTGTAATGACTCCTGAATGCATGTGCTAGTTTTGGCATGTCAAAAACTACCTAGCTATGAAATTTTTGCATCCACCAATGAACCAAAACTTGAAAAAATCTGAGCAACCATTGGTCAGTTTGGAACTGAACTAAAACTAAACAGAAATTATACACAAATTCCATAGCTGAACATGGTCTCAAATACAAATTGAGGCTATCTGAGGTCTCAAATAGCAGAACATGGTCTCACATAGCAGAACATGGTCTCAAATACAAACATGGTCTAAACTTCAAATAGGGTGTCCATAGCTGAACATGGTCTCAAATACATATTGAGCCTTACAACATAATATTAAAACATAAAATTATAACAGATCCTTGTTAAGAGTTCTGCTGCACAATTCCTAAAAAACTTCCCCAACTTCATAAACATCCTTGTCCAGAAATCCTCTCATGGCAGCTAGCAAAATTCTTTGCAAGAGAATGTGACAATCATGTGTTTTTAGCCATTGTACCATTGCTCCCTCAGCATTTAAACATCTTGAGATGTTGGAAGCAAATCCATCTGGAAACTTGACCTCCCGTAAAAAACCACAAAAAGCCTTCTTCTGTTCAGTGGACAAGGTATATCTAGCATGAGGCATCTCACATGAATCTCCATCCTCTCTAAATTGCAGCTCCTTTTTAATTCCCAAATCTTTCAAATCAAGCCTAGCTTTAGCTGTATCTTTTGTCTTGCCTTTATATCGAGAATTGTCCCAATTAGGTTCTCACATACGTTTTTCTCAATGTGCATCACATCAAAATTATGTCTCACCTTCAACATTTTCCAATATGGTAACTTCCAAAAACTAACCATCCAGCTCCAAATTTCCACATGACCCCCTTTAGAGTTGGAACGCTTCCTTTTCCCAGTTCCTTGTGGCTTCCCAGGTCTGACATCTTTAACTCTCTCCAATTCAGACAGCAGCTCTTCCGTACAGAATTGACCTGGTGGATCATTGCTTTCGTGAAGTCCGGCAAACTCATTGTTTCTCCTCAAAGGATGTTCCTTTGGAAGGAAACGGAAGTGTCCAAAATAACCAATTTTGCTCCTTAGGCCACATGAAAGTGGATGCTTGTCACAATGGAGACAAGCAA
The sequence above is drawn from the Miscanthus floridulus cultivar M001 chromosome 15, ASM1932011v1, whole genome shotgun sequence genome and encodes:
- the LOC136508290 gene encoding protein NRT1/ PTR FAMILY 4.3-like isoform X2 gives rise to the protein MTNIGNIPMLLNVVSYLHGKMHMGIADASTTATNFFGAICVFTFFGAFISDSYVKRFYTILIFAPIEIVGYMLLACQAHFPSLHPPPCDIVNHPSECTTVSGRNLSLLTLGLYVIPIGEGAVRVCAAALGGDQFDGDDPRELRGKASFFNWYAFCISLGGFVGLVFVVWVQNNEGWDLGFVLSALVALLGTLVLVAGLPFYRHQKPTGSPLTRILQVFVAAFRKRNLSVPEDLVGMHGTTSIEVLERTSGFKFLDKAAVDDGDARPWSQCTVTQVEEAKIILRMLPVFVSSVLGYLPIPLLLTFTVQQGWTMDTRLGSTHVPPASLFVIPIVFQMLILVVYDRAVVPWLRRATGYAGGITHLQRIGVGFASNVVALAVAAAVEARRRHHGGAAAAEMSVFWLTPQFFLLGVMDVTSFVGLLEFFYSEASAGMKSIGGAVFFCILGIASWLGSFLIRVVNRVTARHGRGTGWLDGASLSAGRLDLFYWLLALFGLVALLLYLLCAWRYTYRHHPSRMPSAMEDYRVSPASKKLDAAL
- the LOC136506451 gene encoding uncharacterized protein, producing MPRRGKARIPSYGRQRVNPYDLKPLPEGVPRPMCFCGDPCKVDISEDEETYRQRYWMCPNYAWEPTKQQRRTSFTVPPLCDFEQWIDTEIKESDKQRLEGLKEWDAEVKERFEQRRRLEAIEKEHKEEEERRRVAAYRAEREKKLERVRRAKAAMEENPDAERKGKWPRCTQ
- the LOC136508290 gene encoding protein NRT1/ PTR FAMILY 4.3-like isoform X1 gives rise to the protein MALQCLVDWKGRPVNPQRQGGVKATMFIYFLVVMTNIGNIPMLLNVVSYLHGKMHMGIADASTTATNFFGAICVFTFFGAFISDSYVKRFYTILIFAPIEIVGYMLLACQAHFPSLHPPPCDIVNHPSECTTVSGRNLSLLTLGLYVIPIGEGAVRVCAAALGGDQFDGDDPRELRGKASFFNWYAFCISLGGFVGLVFVVWVQNNEGWDLGFVLSALVALLGTLVLVAGLPFYRHQKPTGSPLTRILQVFVAAFRKRNLSVPEDLVGMHGTTSIEVLERTSGFKFLDKAAVDDGDARPWSQCTVTQVEEAKIILRMLPVFVSSVLGYLPIPLLLTFTVQQGWTMDTRLGSTHVPPASLFVIPIVFQMLILVVYDRAVVPWLRRATGYAGGITHLQRIGVGFASNVVALAVAAAVEARRRHHGGAAAAEMSVFWLTPQFFLLGVMDVTSFVGLLEFFYSEASAGMKSIGGAVFFCILGIASWLGSFLIRVVNRVTARHGRGTGWLDGASLSAGRLDLFYWLLALFGLVALLLYLLCAWRYTYRHHPSRMPSAMEDYRVSPASKKLDAAL